The following are encoded in a window of Balaenoptera ricei isolate mBalRic1 chromosome 1, mBalRic1.hap2, whole genome shotgun sequence genomic DNA:
- the RGS13 gene encoding regulator of G-protein signaling 13: MSRRNCWICKMCRDDSKRPPSNLTLEEALQWAQSFEKLMATKYGPVVYAAYLKTEHSDENIKFWMACETYKKVASQRSRTSRAKKLYRTYIQPQSPREINIDSSTRETIIKNIQEPTQTCFEEAQKIVHMHMERDSYPRFLKSEMYQKLLKTIQPNNNF, translated from the exons atgagcAGGCGGAATTGTTGGATCTGTAAGATGTGCAGAGATGACTCTAAGAGGCCTCCTTCAAA cCTTACTTTGGAGGAAGCATTACAGTGGGCCCAGTCTTTTGAAAAGTTGATGGCTACGAAAT ATGGTCCGGTAGTCTATGCAGCATACTTAAAAACGGAGcacagtgatgaaaatattaaattctgGATGGCGTGTGAAACCTATAAGAAAGTTGCCTCACAGAGGAGCAGAACTTCTAGGGCCAAGAAGCTTTATAGGACTTACATCCAGCCACAGTCCCCTAGAGAG ATTAACATTGACAGTTCGACAAGAGAAACCATCATCAAGAATATTCAAGAACCCACTCAAACGTGTTTTGAAGAGGCTCAAAAAATAGTGCATATGCACATGGAAAGGGATTCCTATCCCAGGTTTCTAAAGTCAGAAATGTACCAGAAACTTCTGAAGACTATTCAACCCAACAACAATTTTTGA